The stretch of DNA CGCGAATCTCGATCCCGAGACGGTGATCCGGCTGGCTGAAGATGCCCCCAACATTGCTGCGATCAAAGAAGCCAGCGGCAAGCTGACCCAGGTGGCTGCGCTGGTGCATTCGACGCCGCGCGGGTTCAAGATCTTCTCCGGAGACGACAATTTGGCGCTGGCGGCGATCGGCATCGGCGCACACGGACTCATCAGTGTCGCGTCGAACGAAGCCCCGGCCGAGCTGACGCGGATGGTGAGGGCGGCGCTGCGGAATGAATGGCCCTGGGCGCGTGAGATCGAGCGCAAGTATGCGCGGCTCTTTGAAGCGAATTTCTGGGAGTCGAATCCAGGGCCGGCGAAAACGATTTTAAGCCTGATGGGCCGATGCGATGCCGGCGTGCGACTGCCGCTCGTACAACCCGACCGGGCGATGCGCCAGAAGCTCGAGCGCTTAGCTGGGGAACTGGGACTATTGCGGGAAGCGCCGCTGCCCGAAGGCGACATGCGCATGTTCTAAAGAGCTAACTCGGTTAAATACGAAACGGTATCTCCTCTATTTTGATCCCGCGAAAATTTTTATATGACAGAGGTACAAAACCGTCCAGCCTCCGATAACTCCAGCGTCCCCGACCGCATCCTAGCATCCAGTAGCAGGAACATAGATTAGTTCTCCCAAAAAGCTGGGGTGAGAAATGGTTGTTCGAACAAGAAGTGGACGCTTGGGGATGACGGGGCTGCATATCGGTTACGGCAATGTGCAGCAGTTCTTCCCGCCTGATGTGCCGGCAATTGAACTGGAGCTGGACCACCTTCGCATCGTATGCACACTTGAGCCGGAGTTCTGGGAAAGCGATCCGGAGATCCATGATGAGCGGCTTCTTGCGTGGCTTGAGTCCAAGGAAGGTACGGGGAAGCTGGCTCCGAGGCCCGCGCCGCTGGCGATGATTCCGGCTGGCGAGCATGCCTTCCGGCTGTTGCCGATCCTAAGCCCGATGCAGGGCCCGGACGTGGACAAGGAAGTGGAAATGACTAAGTACGCGGTGGGCTTCTCAGCCTGATGGTGAGTATTTTGGTGCACCCGGTAGCGAATCTTCGGCAAAGATACGATGAAATTTGACGGAGAATAACTCCAGAGAAAAATTAGGGCGGGATTCCCGCCTTTTATTTGCTTTTTAGAGAGAGTGTGACGTACTGTATACCGTACCGGGGGCATTCTTTAGTTACCAATTCGGAATTGGCAAATTGAAGTTCCCTATCTAGTACGGATGGCGCGTACTATTCTTGCTCGAGGAATTCCAAACCTCATCTAACTGCATACACTCCATACTCAGGTTCCCCTCCGGAGGTGGAAAATGGTAGTTCAAACGCAAGAACGGCACCCCGGACATTCGGGGGCCGTAGGTCTACACATTGGCACAGCGAATGCGAAAGAATACTTCCCTCGCGATCTCGACTCGGTCGAGTTGGAATTGGATCATCTACGGATCGTGTGCCCGCTGGAAGCTTCGTTCTGGCAGGATCGTCCCGAGATTCATGACCACCGGCTGAGCAGCTGGCTTGAGTCCAAGCGCAACAGCGGAAAGCTGGCTTCGTTGGCTGCGCCGGTAGCGATGATTCCGTGTGGTGAGTTTTCTTTCCGGTTGCAGATGTTGAGCAAGGAAGAGACCGAACAGATACTGATCGGTCCGCCCGCACCTGCTTATTTCTCTCCGACTGTTTCTCCGGCCACTTTGCTGGACAGGCGCAAACATTCCCTGGGGCATGATATGGGGCGAAAGCCCGATCGTCGCAAAGTTGCTAGACTTAGAAACGATGACTTTGCAACCGTTGCAGCGAACGATTGAGCATTATTTCTCCCACCCAGAGACAGCAACCGATTTCACCTTGCAAGCAAAGGCATTAGAGGTCTTTCTTGCGTTACGCACCGCGCTGGAGCACGGCGAGTTACGCGCAACCGAGCCAGACAGTTCCAGCCCCACGGGCTGGCGGGTCAATGCCTGGGTCAAGCAGGGGATTCTCCTGGGCTTTCGGCTGGGCGTTCTGGTGGAATTTCCCTCGGAAAGCCAAACGCAAGGCGCGCTTTCCTTCGTTGACAAAAACACCTATCCATCGCGGAAATTCAGTCCAGCGGACGGCGTGCGCGTCGTTCCTGGCGGCTCAAGCGTGCGCGCCGGTGCCTACGTCGCGCGTTCGGTGGTCTGCATGCCTCCGATGTACATCAACGTCGGGGCGTATGTGGACGAGGGCACGATGGTGGATTCGCACGCGCTGGTGGGCAGTTGCGCGCAGATCGGCAAACGTGTGCATCTGAGCGCGGCGGCCCAGATCGGCGGCGTACTGGAACCGGTAAATGCCAGTCCTGTAGTGATCGAGGACGACGTGCTCGTGGGCGGTAATACAGGCGTTTACGAGGGCACGATCGTGCGCAAGGGCGCGGTCCTCGCTCCAGGGACGATCCTAACGCGCGGGACGCCGGTCTTTGATCTGGTGCATGGCGAGGTGCTGCGGGCGACGCCCGAACTGCCCCTGATCATTCCCGAGGGTGCGGTCGTGGTTCCGGGATCGAGAGCGGTGGGACGCGGCAAGGGCGCCGAATGGGGATTGAGCATCTATGCACCGGTAATCGTGAAGTATCGCGATGAAAAGACCGACCTGAGTACGACCCTCGAAGACCTGCTGCGGTAACATGTCTGGCATGAGCTTTCGCACCCTGCAGGTTATTCCGGTCCTGCGCATCTTTTCTGTCGAGAAGGCGAAGGAATTCTACCTCGACTACCTCGGATTCAAGTTGGACTTTGAGCACCGCTTCGATGAGGACGCGCCACTGTTCATGCAGATTTCGCGGGACGGTCTGGTGCTCCGGCTCTCGGAGCACCACGGCGACGGGACTCCGGGATCAGTTTTCACCGCATACGTTGAGGGCGTCCGCGAACTGCACGCTGAATTAGAGACGAAGAACTACGGCTACTATCGTCCCGGCATTGAAGAAACCTTCTACGGTGCGCTGCAGTTGACGCTGCTGGACCCTTTCGGCAACCGCCTGATGCTGGACGAACTCCGAAAACCAACCGAAACCCCTGCCGAATCCTAGCTTCCCAAATTCAAACCCTCCCCGTTCCCACATCAATCCCCTGCCTCGGCTGTGGTTCAGGAGACTGCGGTATTTTTCCATTGACTTTCTATCCATAGATCATCTATCTATGCGCAATGGCAAAGAAAAACGACCTGCTGCCGGGAACGCTAGACATGCTGATCCTGAAGACGTTGACCCGCGCGCCGCTGCATGGATACGGGATTGCGCTCTCGATCAAGCGGCTCTCGGAGGATGTCCTCACGGTTGAAGAGGGTTCGCTCTATCCGGCATTGCAGCGGCTCTTGCTGCAGGGATGGGTGAAGGCGGAGTGGAAGCAGACCGAAACCAACCGCCGGGCGCGCTACTACACGCTGACTGCAGAAGGGCGCAAGCAACTGGGACTGGAGCTTTCGGAATTCGAGCGGATGATTACGGCGATTGGGCGGGTGTTGCAGGACGCATAGGAGGCTTCCAATGGGTCAGGCTGGCGGCTTATTTCGGCGTTTATGGATGCTGGTGCGGCGCGGCCGCTTCCGCAGCGAACTGGACGAGGAGATGGCCTTTCATCGCGAAGAGCAGGAGCGCGAGTTTGCGGCTGCCGGGATGACTCCAATGCAGGCGCGGCTGGCGGCGCGGCGACGGTTCGGCAACTCGGTGAAACTTCGCGAAGAGAGCCACCGGATCGTCGCCTTTCGCTGGGAGAGCGTCTGGCAGGATGTGCGCTATGCCGCGCGCCAGTTGACGCGATCTCCAGGCTTTGCGTTCACGACTGTTTTAACGCTGACGCTTGGCATTGGCGCTACCGCAACCATTTACACGCTGGTTTACTCATCCCTGCTGCGCAGCCTCCCATATCCGGAGGCAGATCGCATCCTGCACATTGAGGATGTGCGAACGCATGGCCAGTCGACTGGCGGACTGGTTGGTGTGCCGCGATTCTTCGACCTCGATGCTCGCAATCGATCGTTTGAGAGTCTTGCCTACTTCTATTTCGATCACCCGACGCTGATTGCCGGAGCGCAATTGCCGCTGCCGGTAAAGGCAGTGGGCGCGAGCAGCCAGTTCTGGAAGCTGTTCGGCGTTCAGCCGTTGCTGGGGCGCACATTCGACGATAAGGATTGCCTGCCCAATGCGCCGGATGCAGTGGTGCTGAGTTATGGAGCGTGGCAGCAGCTCTTCGGCGGAGACCGAAGCGTGATCGGCAGGCAGGTGTTGCTTGATCGGAAGCAGGCGGCGATTGTGGGCATAATGCCGCCCGGCTTCCGCATCCCAAACGGGATCGATCTTTGGCGGCCTTCTCATTTCACGCTGGGGCAATTTGGCGACTATCGGAGTGAGGGTACGCGGTTTGTAAATGTCTATGGACGGCTGAAGCCTGGCATGACTGCACAGGCAGCCCAGGCCGATCTGCTGATGATTGCCTGCATCAATGTCGCCAATCTGCTGTTGTCGCGAGCAACTGTCCGCGAACGCGAGGTGGCGTTGCGTCGCGCGTTGGGTGCATCCAATGGCCGCATCCTGCTGCAGTTTCTGACCGAGAGCACGTTGTTGTCGTTGATGGGCGGCTCGTTTGGACTGGCAGCGGCGTACTCACTGGCAAGAACGTTTGGATCTCGACTGCCCGGCAGCCTCGGTGCTCCCGGAATGGTTGGGATGAACTGGCCGGTGGCGGGATTTGCACTCGCTCTCTCGGCAAGCACAGGGATTGCGTTTGGTCTTGCGCCGGCTTGGCAGAACCGGCGCGTGCAATTGAACACGGCTTTGAAGCGCGGAGAGACGCGTTTTGCCGGAACGTCGGGCAGCAGAGTGCGCAATGCGTTCATTTCTGTTCAGGTGGGACTTTCACTGATTCTGCTCGTAGGTGCATGCCTGCTAGCCGAGTCGCTGTGGAACCTGATGAAATCGCCTCTTGGATTTGACCCGGATCACCTGCTTACCTTTGCAACCAGTCTTCCATGGGACACGAAAGCAGCATCGATCCGCAATTTTTATACGAGCGTGCAGCAAAGAATCGAGGCTCTGCCTGGAGTGACAGCGGTAGGACAGATCGATGCACTGCCAACCACGGACTGGCACCTTCGCAGCAACTTCGATGCCGACTGGATTCCGCGCATCGCAAATCGTCCTGCAATCAACGCCGAAGACCGGCATATCGCAGGCGATTATCTACGAGCGGTCGGGACGCCGTTGCTTGCAGGCCGCACCTTCACTGACCGCGATTTCAACATCAAGAACACCCCGG from Acidicapsa acidisoli encodes:
- a CDS encoding VOC family protein, giving the protein MSFRTLQVIPVLRIFSVEKAKEFYLDYLGFKLDFEHRFDEDAPLFMQISRDGLVLRLSEHHGDGTPGSVFTAYVEGVRELHAELETKNYGYYRPGIEETFYGALQLTLLDPFGNRLMLDELRKPTETPAES
- a CDS encoding 2,3,4,5-tetrahydropyridine-2,6-dicarboxylate N-succinyltransferase; protein product: MTLQPLQRTIEHYFSHPETATDFTLQAKALEVFLALRTALEHGELRATEPDSSSPTGWRVNAWVKQGILLGFRLGVLVEFPSESQTQGALSFVDKNTYPSRKFSPADGVRVVPGGSSVRAGAYVARSVVCMPPMYINVGAYVDEGTMVDSHALVGSCAQIGKRVHLSAAAQIGGVLEPVNASPVVIEDDVLVGGNTGVYEGTIVRKGAVLAPGTILTRGTPVFDLVHGEVLRATPELPLIIPEGAVVVPGSRAVGRGKGAEWGLSIYAPVIVKYRDEKTDLSTTLEDLLR
- a CDS encoding ABC transporter permease, with amino-acid sequence MGQAGGLFRRLWMLVRRGRFRSELDEEMAFHREEQEREFAAAGMTPMQARLAARRRFGNSVKLREESHRIVAFRWESVWQDVRYAARQLTRSPGFAFTTVLTLTLGIGATATIYTLVYSSLLRSLPYPEADRILHIEDVRTHGQSTGGLVGVPRFFDLDARNRSFESLAYFYFDHPTLIAGAQLPLPVKAVGASSQFWKLFGVQPLLGRTFDDKDCLPNAPDAVVLSYGAWQQLFGGDRSVIGRQVLLDRKQAAIVGIMPPGFRIPNGIDLWRPSHFTLGQFGDYRSEGTRFVNVYGRLKPGMTAQAAQADLLMIACINVANLLLSRATVREREVALRRALGASNGRILLQFLTESTLLSLMGGSFGLAAAYSLARTFGSRLPGSLGAPGMVGMNWPVAGFALALSASTGIAFGLAPAWQNRRVQLNTALKRGETRFAGTSGSRVRNAFISVQVGLSLILLVGACLLAESLWNLMKSPLGFDPDHLLTFATSLPWDTKAASIRNFYTSVQQRIEALPGVTAVGQIDALPTTDWHLRSNFDADWIPRIANRPAINAEDRHIAGDYLRAVGTPLLAGRTFTDRDFNIKNTPVLVNQQLEREYLPGGDPIGKHLIVGTDSFEIVGVVGDVRGTTGSIAQAVGPEVYWPADDEQGVVQRSFVVRSQLPPEQLTKAIRKLVHQVDPEQAIANVRTMDTLIDTSVAQPRLNMALLVSFAGIALVLACVGIYGVVAYSVAQRKQEIGVRMALGATRGQISMLFLRRTLAAALIGLSSGGVATLLLTRLLSSQLYGVEPNNPRTFLIAILLLLTPVFVASLRPALRAASIDPVEALRTE
- the dapA gene encoding 4-hydroxy-tetrahydrodipicolinate synthase, with the translated sequence METTGCGTALVTPFRGDGSIDDRALYALVNWQINSGIDFLVACGSTGEAATLEEEEWLTAIQLVVEAAAGRVPVFAGCTHNCTRTLVKQAEKLTRIRGVDAVLSANPYYNKPTQEGQYQHFMALARTVDPLPVVLYNVPGRTGANLDPETVIRLAEDAPNIAAIKEASGKLTQVAALVHSTPRGFKIFSGDDNLALAAIGIGAHGLISVASNEAPAELTRMVRAALRNEWPWAREIERKYARLFEANFWESNPGPAKTILSLMGRCDAGVRLPLVQPDRAMRQKLERLAGELGLLREAPLPEGDMRMF
- a CDS encoding PadR family transcriptional regulator, which translates into the protein MAKKNDLLPGTLDMLILKTLTRAPLHGYGIALSIKRLSEDVLTVEEGSLYPALQRLLLQGWVKAEWKQTETNRRARYYTLTAEGRKQLGLELSEFERMITAIGRVLQDA